From Granulicella sp. WH15, the proteins below share one genomic window:
- the secF gene encoding protein translocase subunit SecF yields the protein MELFRSTNIDWLGKKWYFLGFSLIFSVAGLLSMLFWHGIPKGVDFKGGTQITVKFDQVPNEDHVRSAMDHAGVKDFRIQRISNGVSQVSNEVIIALPINSATDTNHDQGRAAVQNALSANYHDSGFTILQEDIVGPTAGKQLQKQAIYATLYSLLGMLLYLWFRFELIYGVAAVVAVFHDTLITIGAFSLTNQELTLTVIAAILTLIGYSMNDTVVVFDRIRENLALSRREDLATIVNRSINQTLSRTVLSSGLTFLTVLSLFVFGGEVLHGFSFALVVGILIGTYSSIAVAAPMLVAWQDWRSRKNQQAKAATLPAGRARA from the coding sequence GTGGAACTGTTCCGTAGCACCAATATCGACTGGCTTGGCAAGAAGTGGTACTTCCTCGGCTTCTCGCTGATCTTCTCCGTCGCCGGCCTTCTCTCGATGCTCTTCTGGCACGGCATCCCCAAGGGCGTCGACTTCAAGGGCGGCACGCAGATCACCGTCAAGTTCGACCAGGTTCCGAACGAAGACCACGTGCGCTCGGCGATGGACCACGCGGGCGTCAAGGACTTCCGCATCCAGCGCATCTCGAACGGCGTCTCGCAGGTCTCGAACGAGGTCATCATCGCGCTGCCGATCAACTCGGCCACCGACACCAACCACGACCAGGGCCGCGCCGCGGTGCAGAACGCGCTGAGCGCCAACTATCACGACAGTGGCTTCACCATCCTGCAGGAAGACATCGTCGGCCCCACGGCGGGCAAGCAGCTCCAGAAGCAGGCCATCTATGCAACGCTCTACTCGCTGCTGGGAATGTTGCTCTACCTCTGGTTCCGCTTCGAGCTGATCTACGGTGTTGCGGCCGTGGTTGCAGTCTTCCACGACACGCTCATCACCATTGGCGCCTTCTCGCTGACCAACCAGGAGCTGACCCTGACGGTGATCGCGGCCATCCTGACGCTGATCGGATACTCGATGAACGACACGGTCGTCGTCTTCGACCGCATCCGCGAGAACCTGGCGCTCAGCCGCCGCGAGGATCTGGCGACGATCGTGAACCGCTCGATCAACCAGACCCTCAGCCGTACAGTGCTCTCCTCGGGCCTTACGTTCCTCACAGTGCTCTCGCTCTTCGTCTTCGGCGGCGAGGTGCTACACGGCTTCTCCTTCGCGCTGGTGGTCGGTATCCTCATCGGAACCTACTCCTCCATCGCGGTGGCCGCGCCGATGCTGGTGGCGTGGCAGGACTGGCGCTCTCGCAAGAACCAGCAGGCCAAGGCGGCGACCCTGCCCGCCGGACGCGCCCGCGCTTAG
- the secD gene encoding protein translocase subunit SecD, translated as MGKNLGTKTAIILAVLLFFTYGIIGIPHGSLKQSIADRIHLGLDLKGGTHLVLAVHVAEAVGSTTDRTVQQLESDMPGAGIAGATPAKLDPAHPESLTITGVAVGQASALRTLLNGPNYASYDVASQPDGSFKLTMKPSAITDLESRTLDTSIETIRERIDKLGVSEPIIQKYGLGDNQILVELPGVDDPARVEEIIQSTAKLAIHAVDPRGPWASETEALAGLGGTIPPDSVLMKGEGSAGAPPMVYLLKRAAEVEGIDFRDAQPSQDINGRPNIHFNLTTEAGERFYKYTDEHKQGSSTPGAMAIVLDNSVKEVASIQSAIRDSGEITGAFTQQQAEDLSLMLRTGALPASISYLETRTVGPSLGAASIHQGIMAAVFGMAAVMVFMLIYYRGAGINADLALVLNLVILLGFLGFTHATLTLPGIAGVILTIGMGVDSNVLIFERIREELRAGKSAAAAVQGGFAHALVTIIDTHVTTIVSAAILFLFGTGPVRGFAVTLTFGLLANIVTSVFVSRVIFDSHLKNNPRGAELSI; from the coding sequence ATGGGCAAGAATCTCGGCACCAAAACGGCAATCATCCTTGCGGTCCTGCTGTTCTTCACCTACGGCATCATCGGCATCCCGCACGGCAGCCTGAAGCAGTCGATCGCCGACCGCATCCACCTGGGTCTCGACCTGAAGGGCGGCACCCACCTGGTGCTCGCGGTGCATGTGGCCGAGGCCGTCGGCTCGACGACCGATCGCACGGTGCAGCAGCTTGAGAGCGATATGCCCGGAGCCGGAATCGCGGGCGCGACGCCTGCCAAGCTCGATCCGGCGCACCCGGAGTCGCTGACGATTACCGGCGTGGCGGTGGGACAGGCCAGCGCTCTGCGCACCCTGCTCAACGGGCCGAACTACGCCAGCTACGATGTCGCCAGCCAGCCGGACGGCAGCTTCAAGCTGACCATGAAGCCGTCGGCCATCACCGACCTTGAGAGCCGCACGCTCGACACCTCCATCGAGACGATCCGCGAGCGCATCGACAAGCTCGGCGTCTCCGAGCCGATCATCCAGAAGTACGGCCTGGGCGATAACCAGATCCTGGTCGAGCTACCCGGCGTCGACGATCCCGCCCGCGTCGAGGAGATCATCCAGTCGACCGCTAAGCTGGCGATTCACGCGGTCGATCCTCGCGGCCCCTGGGCCAGCGAGACCGAGGCCCTGGCCGGTCTCGGCGGAACGATTCCCCCGGATTCGGTGCTGATGAAGGGCGAAGGCTCCGCCGGTGCGCCGCCGATGGTCTACCTGCTGAAGCGCGCGGCCGAGGTCGAGGGTATCGACTTCCGCGACGCCCAGCCCTCGCAGGACATCAACGGTCGCCCCAATATTCACTTCAACCTGACCACCGAGGCCGGTGAGCGGTTCTACAAGTACACCGACGAGCACAAGCAGGGCAGCTCCACCCCCGGCGCAATGGCCATCGTGCTCGATAACTCGGTGAAGGAAGTTGCGTCCATCCAGTCGGCCATCCGTGACTCGGGCGAGATTACCGGAGCCTTCACCCAGCAGCAGGCCGAGGATCTCTCGCTGATGCTGCGCACGGGCGCGCTGCCTGCTTCGATCTCCTACCTCGAGACCCGCACCGTCGGGCCGTCGCTGGGGGCCGCGAGCATCCACCAGGGCATCATGGCGGCCGTCTTCGGCATGGCCGCGGTCATGGTCTTCATGCTCATCTACTACCGCGGCGCGGGCATCAACGCCGACCTGGCCCTGGTGCTGAACCTGGTCATCCTGCTCGGCTTCCTCGGCTTCACCCACGCCACCTTGACCCTGCCTGGAATTGCCGGTGTGATTCTAACGATCGGTATGGGCGTCGACTCGAACGTGCTGATCTTCGAGCGCATCCGTGAAGAACTGCGCGCGGGCAAGTCCGCCGCCGCCGCCGTGCAGGGCGGCTTCGCGCACGCGTTGGTCACCATCATCGACACGCACGTGACTACGATCGTCTCGGCTGCCATCCTGTTCCTCTTCGGAACCGGCCCGGTACGCGGATTCGCCGTTACCCTGACCTTCGGTCTGCTGGCCAATATCGTTACCTCGGTCTTCGTCTCCCGCGTCATCTTCGACTCGCACCTGAAGAACAACCCGCGCGGCGCCGAGCTGTCGATCTAA
- the yajC gene encoding preprotein translocase subunit YajC — protein MSAVSVLAIWLQSSGGGLLGGFGGIPILLLFFVAMYFLMIAPNQKKQKQWQAMLDGLKSGDRVTTSGGIRGVVLQVKDDTVLLRIAPDNVKLEFVKSAIASVTTDEEAK, from the coding sequence ATGAGTGCTGTGAGCGTGTTGGCAATCTGGCTTCAAAGCAGCGGCGGCGGCCTGTTGGGCGGGTTCGGCGGCATTCCCATATTGCTGCTCTTCTTCGTGGCCATGTACTTCCTGATGATCGCCCCGAATCAGAAGAAGCAAAAACAGTGGCAGGCGATGCTCGACGGACTCAAGAGCGGCGACCGTGTCACCACCTCGGGCGGCATCCGCGGAGTCGTCCTGCAGGTCAAGGACGATACCGTCCTGCTCCGCATCGCGCCGGATAATGTGAAGCTCGAGTTCGTCAAGAGCGCCATCGCCAGCGTAACCACCGACGAAGAAGCGAAGTAG
- a CDS encoding TonB family protein translates to MRSTILATLILAPALLHAQASQAAGNGSQDRANAPYALASASAPASPAADIKTGKSSIRVSTGVIQPTLIQRADISYSPRDLSLNPDDNKVVVGMLVDEQGHTKDVSIVKSVNPVIDGRVLEAVRQFRFEPARLDSQIIPVRVNLSIQLER, encoded by the coding sequence ATGCGCTCAACGATCCTGGCTACCCTCATCCTGGCCCCCGCTCTGCTCCATGCACAGGCCTCGCAGGCCGCCGGTAACGGCTCGCAGGATCGCGCGAATGCTCCCTACGCGCTAGCCTCGGCCTCTGCCCCTGCCTCCCCCGCCGCTGACATCAAGACCGGCAAGTCCAGCATCCGCGTCAGCACCGGCGTCATCCAGCCGACGCTCATCCAGCGCGCCGACATCAGCTACAGCCCGCGCGACCTGAGCCTGAACCCTGACGACAACAAAGTCGTCGTCGGAATGCTCGTCGACGAGCAGGGTCACACCAAGGACGTCAGCATCGTCAAGTCCGTCAACCCGGTCATCGACGGCCGCGTCCTCGAGGCAGTTCGCCAGTTCCGCTTCGAGCCCGCCCGCCTCGACTCGCAGATCATCCCCGTCCGCGTCAACCTGTCGATCCAGCTCGAGCGCTAA
- the tgt gene encoding tRNA guanosine(34) transglycosylase Tgt, whose amino-acid sequence MPLTFQLHRTTDSGLRRATLTLPHGTVETPVFMPVGTAATVKAVPQDVLEHLGRDDAGAQIILANTYHLYLRPGHELIRRMGGVHRFMSWNRPMLTDSGGFQVFSLSKLRKITPEGVEFRSHLDGSKHFFSPEHSIEVQIALGADIIMVFDECVEHPASHERTRDSMGLTHAWAARSKAHFEANKHRVPWHEELGGQTQSLFGIVQGGMYPDLRRESAERLVEMDLPGYAIGGLAVGEPREVTREMIARTLEFLPKDKPRYVMGVGYPEEIEEYAGMGVDMMDCVLPTRSARHGLLFTRLTDGSIERLNIKKREYAEDQGPIDENCGCMVCQRYTRAYLRHLFSSGEPLSGTLNSIHNLAFYLDTMQRVREPQ is encoded by the coding sequence ATGCCGCTTACTTTTCAGCTTCACCGCACCACCGACTCCGGCCTCCGCCGCGCCACGCTTACCCTGCCCCACGGAACCGTCGAGACGCCGGTCTTCATGCCGGTCGGCACCGCCGCCACGGTCAAGGCAGTCCCGCAGGACGTCCTCGAACACCTGGGCCGCGACGACGCGGGCGCACAGATCATCCTCGCCAACACCTACCACCTCTACCTGCGCCCCGGCCACGAGCTGATCCGGCGCATGGGCGGCGTCCACCGCTTCATGAGCTGGAATCGCCCCATGCTCACCGACTCCGGCGGCTTCCAGGTCTTCTCGCTCAGCAAGCTGCGCAAGATTACGCCCGAGGGCGTCGAGTTCCGCTCGCACCTCGACGGCAGTAAGCACTTCTTCTCGCCCGAGCACTCCATTGAGGTTCAGATCGCCCTCGGCGCGGACATCATCATGGTCTTCGACGAGTGCGTCGAGCACCCGGCCAGCCACGAGCGCACCCGCGATTCCATGGGGCTGACCCATGCCTGGGCCGCTCGGTCGAAGGCGCACTTCGAAGCCAACAAACACCGCGTTCCGTGGCACGAGGAGCTGGGCGGACAGACGCAGAGCCTCTTCGGCATCGTGCAGGGCGGCATGTACCCCGACCTGCGGCGCGAGTCGGCCGAGCGGTTGGTGGAGATGGACCTGCCCGGCTACGCCATCGGCGGGCTGGCCGTGGGCGAGCCGCGTGAGGTGACCCGAGAGATGATCGCCCGCACGCTGGAGTTCCTGCCGAAGGACAAGCCGCGCTACGTGATGGGCGTCGGCTACCCGGAGGAGATCGAGGAGTACGCCGGAATGGGCGTCGACATGATGGACTGCGTGCTGCCCACGCGGTCGGCGCGGCATGGGCTGCTGTTTACTCGACTGACGGATGGGTCGATTGAGCGGCTGAACATTAAGAAGCGCGAGTACGCGGAGGATCAGGGACCGATTGATGAGAACTGCGGCTGCATGGTGTGCCAGCGGTATACGCGGGCGTACCTGCGGCACCTGTTTTCGTCGGGAGAGCCGTTGTCCGGGACGCTGAACTCAATCCACAACCTAGCTTTTTATTTGGACACGATGCAACGAGTCCGAGAACCGCAATAA
- a CDS encoding MFS transporter, which produces MSVLPVAADQDAVAARALRKATLRLIPLIALGYGTAYMDRVNISFAALQMNRDLHFSASVYGLGAGLFFLSYAALEIPSNLALYRFGARRWLARIMITWGVLAIGMALVRTPWQFYTMRFLLGMAEAGFFPGVIFYLTQWFPAHLRARAVSRFYVAMPLSSVVMGAIAGGLLHLNGRLGLAGWQWLFLVEGLPAIVLSVVFLFFIPDGPADAAWLTEEERASILGALEEDRLREAGHDTHSIGTALLDWRVWLMSAVFLLELGSNYAYTLSAPAILTEATHASATVVGWLLSAMNLVGAACMIFNAIHSDRTRERYWHVIVPFLLMAVGFACGGLATKPWLVVPALALTVFTYSGIQGPLWAIPGGFLKGRSAAAGIATINMIGMLGGFIGPAWMGVSKDATGSYRTGLAALTVPCLIGAGLILYLRRTAQSPG; this is translated from the coding sequence ATGTCGGTCCTGCCCGTAGCCGCAGATCAGGACGCCGTCGCCGCCCGCGCCCTGCGCAAGGCCACCCTGCGCCTGATCCCTCTGATCGCCCTGGGCTACGGCACGGCCTACATGGACCGGGTCAACATCAGCTTCGCCGCCCTGCAGATGAACCGCGACCTGCACTTCAGCGCCTCAGTCTACGGGCTGGGCGCGGGGCTGTTCTTCCTCAGCTACGCGGCGCTCGAGATCCCCTCGAACCTGGCGCTCTACCGCTTCGGCGCACGGCGCTGGCTGGCCCGCATCATGATTACCTGGGGCGTGCTCGCCATCGGCATGGCGCTGGTCCGGACGCCGTGGCAGTTCTACACCATGCGCTTCCTGCTGGGCATGGCGGAGGCGGGCTTCTTCCCCGGCGTCATCTTCTACCTGACGCAGTGGTTCCCGGCGCACCTGCGCGCCCGCGCCGTCAGCCGATTCTACGTCGCCATGCCGCTCAGCTCGGTGGTCATGGGAGCCATCGCGGGCGGGCTGCTGCATCTGAACGGGCGGCTCGGACTCGCGGGCTGGCAATGGCTCTTTCTCGTGGAGGGCCTCCCGGCGATCGTGCTCAGCGTGGTTTTCCTCTTCTTCATCCCCGACGGCCCCGCCGACGCCGCGTGGCTGACCGAGGAGGAGAGAGCCTCGATCCTAGGCGCACTGGAAGAGGACCGCCTCCGAGAGGCCGGGCACGACACCCACAGTATCGGCACCGCGCTGCTCGACTGGCGCGTCTGGCTGATGAGCGCCGTCTTCCTGCTGGAGCTGGGCAGCAACTACGCCTACACCCTCTCGGCCCCGGCCATCCTGACCGAGGCCACCCACGCCAGCGCCACCGTGGTCGGCTGGCTGCTCTCGGCGATGAACCTCGTCGGCGCGGCCTGCATGATCTTCAACGCCATCCACTCCGACCGCACGCGCGAGCGGTACTGGCACGTCATCGTGCCCTTTCTCCTCATGGCCGTGGGCTTCGCCTGCGGCGGTCTGGCGACAAAGCCGTGGCTGGTCGTGCCCGCGCTGGCCCTGACTGTCTTCACCTACTCGGGCATTCAGGGGCCGCTGTGGGCGATCCCCGGCGGCTTCCTCAAGGGGCGCTCGGCTGCGGCGGGTATTGCGACCATCAACATGATCGGGATGCTTGGCGGATTTATCGGCCCGGCGTGGATGGGCGTCTCGAAAGATGCCACCGGCAGCTACCGCACCGGGCTGGCCGCGCTGACGGTTCCCTGCCTCATCGGCGCAGGGCTGATTCTTTACCTGCGCCGCACTGCACAGTCGCCCGGATAA
- a CDS encoding ribulokinase, with amino-acid sequence MAIVAGVDFGTLSVRVTLLDSERGPLGTAVAAYPLHRSTSDHDLATQSHEDHMVSLAQAMHAALAQTGVAGDDVRAIALDTTGSSVIPVDAHMQPLNEYYLWCDHRAKHEAHKITALAHAEGIEAIDWCGGVYSHEWGFAKLLHWLRNNPEKRGQFASAFEHCDMVAATLSGITDPKLVKRSVCAMGHKWLWNPKWGGYPPQAFLSKVDPLFDGVVEKMSGEFLTSDHLAGHLSPEWAAKMGLKAGIPIPVGAFDAHWDAIGAGCRQGDVVNVIGTSTCIIAMQPEVNLVPGVCGVVPGSVHPYYTGVEAGLSAVGDIFEAIAKRAGTTVKELSAQTAGFKAGQTGLLRLSWDNGDRTVLVDADLAGVTLGWTLLHTAADEFFAAIEGTAFHTRIILERMAEYGVPVQRVINGGGIPQHNQALNQVYANVLNKPVVVPDGIPTSLGSGIFAMLAIGEFKSVEEAQAKLCLKEKIFLPEPFEASIYEELFGLYRRLYFALGSNQTEGVDLHAIFGDLRKISVRH; translated from the coding sequence ATGGCAATTGTCGCAGGCGTAGACTTCGGCACCCTCAGCGTACGCGTAACCCTGCTCGACAGCGAGCGCGGCCCCCTCGGCACCGCCGTCGCGGCTTACCCGCTGCACCGCAGCACCTCCGACCACGACCTCGCCACGCAGTCGCACGAGGACCACATGGTCTCGCTCGCGCAGGCCATGCACGCGGCGCTCGCACAGACCGGCGTGGCCGGAGACGACGTCCGCGCCATCGCGCTCGACACCACCGGGTCGAGCGTCATCCCCGTTGATGCGCACATGCAGCCGCTGAACGAGTACTACCTGTGGTGCGACCACCGCGCCAAGCACGAGGCCCACAAGATCACCGCGCTGGCCCACGCCGAGGGCATCGAGGCCATCGACTGGTGCGGCGGCGTCTACTCGCACGAGTGGGGATTCGCCAAGCTGCTGCACTGGCTGCGGAATAATCCTGAGAAGCGCGGCCAGTTCGCCAGCGCCTTCGAGCACTGCGACATGGTGGCGGCGACGCTCTCGGGCATCACCGACCCGAAGCTAGTCAAGCGCAGCGTCTGCGCGATGGGGCACAAGTGGCTCTGGAACCCGAAGTGGGGCGGCTACCCGCCGCAGGCTTTTTTGAGCAAGGTGGACCCGCTCTTCGACGGTGTAGTCGAGAAGATGTCCGGCGAGTTCCTCACCTCGGACCATCTGGCCGGGCATCTTTCCCCCGAATGGGCTGCGAAGATGGGCCTCAAGGCAGGGATTCCCATTCCCGTCGGCGCGTTTGACGCGCATTGGGACGCCATCGGCGCGGGCTGCCGTCAGGGCGACGTCGTCAACGTCATCGGCACCTCGACGTGCATCATCGCGATGCAGCCCGAGGTGAATCTGGTGCCGGGCGTCTGCGGGGTGGTCCCCGGCTCGGTGCATCCGTACTACACCGGCGTCGAGGCCGGTCTTTCGGCTGTAGGCGATATCTTTGAGGCCATCGCCAAGCGCGCGGGCACGACGGTGAAGGAGCTTTCCGCCCAGACCGCTGGCTTCAAGGCCGGGCAGACCGGGCTGCTGCGGCTGAGCTGGGATAACGGCGACCGCACGGTGCTGGTCGACGCCGATCTGGCTGGCGTCACGCTGGGCTGGACGCTGCTGCACACCGCGGCGGATGAGTTCTTCGCCGCCATCGAGGGCACGGCCTTCCACACGCGCATCATCCTTGAGCGTATGGCCGAGTACGGCGTTCCGGTCCAGCGCGTCATCAACGGCGGCGGCATCCCGCAGCACAATCAGGCGCTCAACCAGGTCTATGCCAACGTGCTGAACAAGCCGGTGGTGGTGCCGGACGGCATCCCGACCAGTCTGGGCTCAGGGATCTTTGCCATGCTGGCGATCGGCGAGTTCAAGAGCGTGGAGGAGGCTCAGGCGAAGCTCTGCCTGAAGGAGAAGATCTTTCTGCCGGAGCCGTTTGAGGCGTCGATCTATGAGGAGTTGTTTGGGCTTTATCGGCGGCTTTACTTTGCATTGGGAAGCAACCAAACAGAAGGGGTCGATCTGCACGCGATCTTTGGCGACCTGAGAAAAATCTCAGTCCGTCATTGA
- a CDS encoding Maf family protein: MLILASASPRRRELLTQAGLDYIVEPADIDETPLPNEAAAAYVQRLAIEKAQAVYKLHASNLEPPLVLAADTCVVLDDRVLGKPTSGADAVRMLTMLSGRTHAVMTGVAAVSALRTVADVEITQVTFNLMTEAEIREYVDGGEPLDKAGAYAIQGYAARWIPRIEGDYGNVVGLPIARVVRLLAEVLAPVETKVATDLIA, translated from the coding sequence ATGCTGATTCTTGCCTCCGCCTCGCCACGCCGCCGTGAACTGCTGACCCAGGCCGGACTCGACTACATCGTCGAGCCCGCCGATATCGACGAGACCCCGCTGCCCAATGAGGCGGCTGCCGCGTATGTGCAGCGGCTGGCCATCGAGAAGGCGCAGGCGGTGTACAAGCTGCACGCCTCCAATCTGGAGCCTCCGCTGGTGCTGGCCGCCGATACCTGTGTGGTGCTCGACGACCGGGTGCTAGGCAAGCCGACCTCGGGCGCGGACGCGGTGCGGATGCTGACGATGCTCTCCGGTCGGACCCATGCGGTGATGACCGGCGTGGCTGCGGTTTCGGCGCTCCGCACGGTGGCCGATGTGGAGATCACGCAGGTGACCTTCAACCTGATGACGGAGGCCGAGATCCGCGAGTATGTGGATGGCGGCGAGCCGCTCGACAAGGCTGGGGCGTATGCGATCCAGGGGTATGCGGCCCGGTGGATTCCTCGAATCGAGGGCGATTACGGCAATGTGGTGGGGCTGCCGATTGCTCGGGTGGTCCGGCTGCTGGCCGAGGTGTTGGCCCCGGTTGAGACGAAGGTGGCCACAGACCTTATTGCCTAG
- a CDS encoding D-hexose-6-phosphate mutarotase: MDIKKLNEEFGLDGVLAFEEHEGMVRAQVTSSSATATIYLHGAHVTHWQPAGHDPVLYLSPNTEIAEGKAIRGGVPICFPWFGPRADGKPGPSHGFARTQSWDVAFAALVPGAGREQVHLSLTLGPTELSRSLGFDHFRVAYQLVIGRTLKLRLAVANLGDRPMHIEEALHTYFAVPDVRKVSITGLEGAEYIDKMDKMALKRLPEEPLEITETTDRVFPGHKATCTIKTGNPATDINNRKANSATTVVWNPWNLVLGDLPADGWEHFVCVETANTGADSVTIAPGDSHTMEAEISVGPPPPPRTPEAAPAS; the protein is encoded by the coding sequence ATGGATATCAAGAAGCTGAATGAAGAGTTTGGCCTGGACGGCGTGCTGGCCTTCGAGGAGCACGAGGGGATGGTGCGGGCGCAGGTCACCAGCTCGTCCGCGACCGCGACGATCTACCTGCATGGCGCGCATGTGACCCACTGGCAGCCCGCCGGACACGATCCGGTGCTCTACCTTAGCCCCAACACCGAGATTGCGGAGGGCAAGGCGATCCGGGGCGGCGTGCCGATCTGCTTCCCGTGGTTCGGACCGCGCGCGGACGGCAAGCCCGGCCCGTCGCACGGCTTCGCCCGGACGCAGAGCTGGGACGTTGCCTTTGCGGCGCTGGTGCCCGGCGCGGGCCGCGAACAGGTGCACCTGAGCCTGACCCTGGGGCCGACCGAGCTTTCGCGCTCGCTGGGCTTCGACCACTTCCGCGTGGCCTACCAGCTGGTGATCGGGCGCACGCTGAAGCTGCGGCTGGCCGTCGCCAACCTGGGCGACAGGCCGATGCACATCGAAGAGGCGCTGCACACCTACTTCGCCGTGCCGGACGTGCGCAAGGTGTCGATCACCGGGCTTGAGGGCGCGGAGTACATCGACAAGATGGATAAGATGGCGCTCAAGCGGCTGCCCGAGGAGCCGCTCGAGATCACCGAGACGACCGACCGCGTCTTCCCGGGTCATAAGGCGACCTGCACGATCAAGACCGGCAACCCGGCCACCGACATCAACAACAGGAAGGCCAACTCGGCCACTACCGTGGTCTGGAACCCGTGGAATCTCGTTCTCGGCGACCTGCCTGCCGATGGCTGGGAGCACTTCGTCTGCGTGGAGACGGCCAATACCGGCGCGGATAGCGTCACGATTGCTCCGGGCGACTCGCATACGATGGAGGCCGAGATCAGCGTAGGTCCGCCGCCGCCGCCACGCACCCCTGAAGCCGCGCCTGCATCTTAA
- a CDS encoding iron-sulfur cluster loop, producing MQSASLFPSPADHRLPEIHQLLLEYYGKPKPREPWDPLKQFIYSLLSSRTKTEVSHQVVRDLEARYASWDDLRDAPVPEIEQAIAAVTFPETKAPWLKIALQQITARYGSLTLDFLARYRTDKIREWLEQFEGVGPKTSAAVVNFSTLRRRALCVDSHHLRVTQRLKLTPRADAAITEERLMRLVPEEWDAAMLDEHHSLIKLHGQKLCTFAEPQCKGCPLLQVCPTGKAKVE from the coding sequence ATGCAGTCTGCTTCACTCTTTCCGTCTCCGGCCGACCACCGGCTGCCCGAGATCCACCAGCTTCTGCTCGAGTACTATGGCAAGCCCAAGCCGCGCGAGCCCTGGGACCCGCTCAAGCAGTTCATCTACTCGCTGCTCTCGTCGCGGACCAAGACCGAGGTCTCGCACCAGGTGGTGCGCGACCTCGAGGCCCGCTATGCGAGCTGGGACGATCTGCGCGATGCGCCGGTGCCCGAGATCGAGCAGGCCATCGCCGCCGTTACCTTTCCCGAGACCAAGGCCCCGTGGCTGAAGATCGCGTTGCAGCAGATTACGGCGCGCTATGGTTCGTTGACGCTGGACTTTCTGGCTCGCTACCGGACCGACAAGATCCGCGAGTGGCTGGAGCAGTTCGAGGGCGTCGGCCCCAAGACCTCGGCGGCGGTGGTGAACTTTTCGACCCTGCGCCGACGTGCCCTGTGCGTGGACTCGCACCATCTGCGCGTGACCCAGCGGCTGAAGCTGACGCCGCGCGCCGACGCAGCGATCACCGAAGAGCGGTTGATGCGGCTGGTGCCCGAGGAGTGGGACGCGGCGATGCTCGATGAGCACCACTCGCTCATCAAGCTGCACGGGCAAAAGCTCTGCACCTTCGCCGAGCCGCAGTGCAAGGGGTGTCCGTTGTTGCAGGTATGCCCGACGGGTAAGGCGAAAGTCGAATAA
- a CDS encoding isoaspartyl peptidase/L-asparaginase has translation MRKPTLLIHGGAWAMPDADIAAHENGISNALDAGWAVLERGGSAVDAVQAAITVMEDDEAFDAGRGSYLTRDGRVQLDALMMDGKSLNAGGVGCVERIKNPIQLARLVLDESPHVYFVGTGAERFAMQHGMRPCDNMDLVIPREQKRLYDAQAAGLGDTTFTGAPMAGPLDSHDTVGATALDADGNLASGTSTGGTLDKLPGRVGDSSLIGCGCYADNESAATSLTGWGEPIMKLVLGKWAVDRVAAGATPQQAAEAAIAHLHKRLGGHGGIIVMGPDGSLGLAHNTPRMAWGIASEGRREIGITRN, from the coding sequence ATGAGAAAACCGACACTTTTAATCCACGGTGGCGCCTGGGCTATGCCCGACGCCGATATCGCCGCGCACGAGAACGGCATCTCCAACGCGCTGGACGCAGGCTGGGCTGTGCTGGAGCGCGGTGGCTCCGCCGTTGACGCGGTGCAGGCCGCAATTACGGTGATGGAAGACGACGAGGCCTTCGACGCCGGGCGCGGCTCCTACCTGACGCGCGACGGGCGCGTACAGCTCGACGCCCTGATGATGGACGGCAAGTCTCTGAACGCGGGCGGCGTGGGCTGCGTGGAGCGGATCAAGAACCCGATCCAACTGGCGCGGCTGGTGCTCGACGAGTCGCCGCACGTCTACTTCGTGGGCACGGGCGCGGAGCGGTTCGCCATGCAGCACGGCATGAGGCCCTGCGACAACATGGACCTTGTGATCCCGCGAGAACAGAAGCGCCTGTACGACGCGCAGGCCGCGGGGCTGGGCGATACGACCTTCACGGGCGCGCCGATGGCTGGCCCGCTCGACAGTCACGATACCGTGGGAGCCACGGCGCTCGACGCCGACGGCAACCTGGCCTCCGGAACCTCGACCGGCGGCACGCTGGATAAGCTGCCGGGGCGTGTGGGCGACTCCTCATTGATCGGCTGCGGCTGCTATGCGGATAACGAGTCGGCGGCGACGTCACTGACCGGCTGGGGCGAGCCGATTATGAAGCTGGTGCTGGGCAAGTGGGCGGTGGATCGCGTCGCCGCCGGGGCCACGCCGCAGCAGGCCGCCGAAGCCGCGATTGCGCATCTGCACAAACGGCTGGGCGGGCACGGCGGCATCATCGTGATGGGACCAGACGGGTCGCTGGGGCTGGCGCACAACACGCCGCGCATGGCGTGGGGCATCGCCTCCGAGGGGCGGCGCGAGATCGGAATTACCCGGAACTGA